The following are from one region of the Candidatus Kinetoplastibacterium crithidii genome:
- the coaD gene encoding pantetheine-phosphate adenylyltransferase, whose product MIIAVYPGTFDPITNGHEDLIKRASYLFDQVFIAIAHNNKKKPLFTINERVDMAKKILAKYKNVSIYSFDGLLKNFVEKHEARIIIRGLRTFSDFEYECKMASINKQLINSAETVFLASSDQFKFISSTVVKEIAYLGGDISKFVVPAVEEYFQKKLVY is encoded by the coding sequence ATGATAATTGCTGTATATCCTGGAACTTTTGACCCAATAACCAATGGACATGAAGATCTAATTAAAAGGGCTTCATATCTATTTGATCAAGTTTTTATAGCAATAGCACATAATAATAAGAAAAAACCTCTTTTCACTATTAATGAACGTGTCGATATGGCTAAAAAAATATTAGCTAAATACAAAAATGTAAGCATATATAGTTTTGATGGACTACTTAAAAATTTTGTAGAGAAACACGAAGCTAGAATAATAATCAGGGGTCTCAGAACATTTTCAGATTTTGAATATGAATGCAAAATGGCAAGTATTAATAAACAATTAATAAACAGTGCAGAAACAGTCTTTTTAGCATCTTCAGATCAATTTAAATTTATCTCTAGCACTGTTGTTAAGGAAATAGCATACCTTGGTGGAGATATCAGCAAATTCGTAGTTCCAGCTGTTGAAGAATATTTTCAAAAAAAATTAGTATATTAA
- the groL gene encoding chaperonin GroEL (60 kDa chaperone family; promotes refolding of misfolded polypeptides especially under stressful conditions; forms two stacked rings of heptamers to form a barrel-shaped 14mer; ends can be capped by GroES; misfolded proteins enter the barrel where they are refolded when GroES binds): MTAKQVLFGDDARVRIVRGVNTLANAVKTTLGPKGRNVVIERSFGAPTVTKDGVSVAKEIELKDKIENIGAQLVKDVASKTSDSAGDGTTTATVLAQSIVQEGIKYVASGFNPIDLKRGIDKAVAAAVEELKKQSKPITTNKEIAQVGSISANSDSSIGDIIAKAMDKVGKEGVITVEDGKSLENELDVVEGMQFDRGYLSPYFINNPDKQVSALDDPYILIYDKKISNIRDLLPLLEQVAKSSKPLLILAEDVEGEALATLVVNNIRGILKTTAVKAPGFGDRRKAMLEDIAILTGGVVISEETGMTLEKATLNDLGQAKRVEIGKENTTIIDGAGDTKSIEARVKQIRVQIEESTSDYDREKLQERVAKLAGGVAVIRVGAATEVEMKEKKARVEDALHATRAAVEEGVVAGGGVALLRAKQAISNLKGDTPDQNAGIQLILRAVEEPLRTIVSNAGEEASIVVNNVLNGKGSYGYNAATGEYTDLVAQGVLDPTKVTRTALQNAASVASLLLTAEAAIAELPEDKPSAPSMPGGMGGMGGMGGMGGMDF; the protein is encoded by the coding sequence ATGACAGCCAAACAAGTTTTATTTGGTGATGATGCTCGAGTACGAATTGTACGCGGTGTCAATACTCTTGCTAATGCTGTAAAAACAACTTTAGGTCCTAAAGGAAGAAATGTTGTAATTGAACGTTCATTTGGAGCACCTACTGTCACCAAAGATGGTGTGTCGGTTGCTAAAGAAATAGAACTAAAAGACAAGATAGAAAATATAGGCGCTCAACTTGTAAAAGATGTTGCTTCAAAAACCTCTGATAGCGCTGGAGATGGAACAACTACTGCAACAGTTCTTGCTCAATCCATAGTGCAGGAAGGTATAAAATATGTTGCTTCTGGATTTAATCCTATTGACTTGAAAAGAGGAATAGATAAAGCAGTAGCTGCAGCAGTAGAAGAACTGAAAAAACAATCGAAACCTATTACTACAAACAAAGAAATTGCACAAGTAGGCTCCATCTCTGCCAATAGCGATAGCTCTATAGGAGATATAATAGCAAAAGCTATGGACAAAGTTGGTAAAGAAGGTGTAATAACAGTAGAAGATGGAAAATCATTAGAAAATGAGTTGGATGTTGTAGAAGGTATGCAATTTGATAGGGGTTATTTATCACCTTATTTTATTAATAATCCAGACAAACAGGTATCAGCTTTAGATGACCCATATATTCTCATATATGATAAGAAAATTAGTAATATTCGAGATTTATTACCATTGTTAGAACAAGTTGCAAAATCTAGCAAACCATTACTAATTCTAGCAGAAGATGTAGAAGGAGAAGCTCTAGCTACTTTAGTAGTAAATAATATTAGAGGAATACTAAAAACAACTGCTGTTAAGGCTCCTGGTTTTGGTGATCGCCGAAAAGCTATGCTAGAAGACATTGCAATTCTTACAGGTGGTGTAGTCATATCTGAAGAGACTGGAATGACTCTAGAAAAAGCTACACTTAACGATCTTGGTCAAGCCAAACGAGTTGAGATAGGAAAAGAAAATACTACTATTATAGATGGAGCAGGCGACACTAAATCTATAGAAGCTCGAGTCAAACAAATTAGAGTTCAAATAGAAGAATCAACATCAGATTATGATAGGGAAAAACTTCAAGAACGTGTAGCAAAATTGGCCGGTGGAGTAGCAGTCATACGTGTTGGAGCTGCAACAGAAGTTGAAATGAAAGAGAAAAAAGCTCGTGTAGAAGATGCTTTGCATGCTACTCGTGCTGCAGTTGAAGAAGGCGTTGTTGCCGGCGGCGGAGTTGCATTACTTCGTGCTAAACAAGCTATCTCTAACCTTAAAGGAGATACTCCAGACCAAAATGCTGGTATACAGTTAATCCTCAGAGCAGTAGAAGAACCTCTACGTACTATTGTCTCCAATGCGGGAGAAGAAGCCAGTATAGTAGTAAATAATGTTCTAAATGGCAAAGGTAGTTATGGATACAATGCTGCTACTGGTGAGTATACTGATCTAGTTGCACAAGGAGTTCTTGACCCTACTAAAGTTACTAGAACTGCTTTGCAAAATGCTGCTTCTGTAGCTAGTCTGTTATTAACAGCAGAAGCTGCAATAGCAGAATTACCAGAAGATAAACCATCAGCACCATCTATGCCTGGAGGTATGGGTGGTATGGGTGGTATGGGTGGTATGGGTGGTATGGATTTCTAA
- a CDS encoding co-chaperone GroES, translated as MALRPLHDRVIVKRLDNERKTASGIVIPESAAEKPDQGEVLSVGPGKKTEDGKILPIDLKVGDKILFGKYAGQAVKVDGEELLVIREDEVLAVIN; from the coding sequence ATGGCTTTGCGTCCTCTGCACGATCGTGTAATCGTCAAACGCTTGGACAATGAAAGAAAAACCGCTTCTGGCATTGTTATTCCAGAAAGCGCAGCAGAAAAACCTGATCAAGGTGAAGTACTTTCTGTCGGTCCAGGAAAAAAAACTGAAGATGGTAAAATATTACCAATAGATTTAAAAGTTGGAGATAAAATCTTGTTCGGTAAATATGCCGGCCAAGCAGTTAAAGTAGATGGAGAAGAACTACTAGTAATACGTGAAGATGAAGTATTAGCAGTAATTAATTAA
- a CDS encoding peptidylprolyl isomerase: MHKVKKMVIWYFSIMFITLVNYSAMAIDKSIDCKSSFSDKIALVVNDQIFTLRDLLNEEHNLLIELEKKGIKKDKKNLREDTINRIIEKALIVQESNKKGIFVNNSDLNSVIDNVLIRNNLNLDQMRLQLEREHISWDSYLEMLRYDIYKNYLCQHIMDEKRVITNSDIDIFLKKSKFVNKKYLGMSNNKNNQVLSLAQILIRVPENATSEDVQDLYNKAKFLRNKLLVGDNFSDIAREFSDGPESSIGGFLGKKTLYFWPDLFIENINFLSEGQISEIFRSKNGFHILKVLSIDLDSDMESAISGNNLIEQVYLKQILVKKNFATATEDAILYLSRIREAIVSGNISFKDAAKHYSQDINASQGGDMGWVDIDSLIPEFKEAIKDLGNNNLTDVINSPEGYCLLKFCKRRIFDITERNKRNYAYQYLFDLQVDSVFSNWFEFIKSKSQIDIKFL; the protein is encoded by the coding sequence ATGCATAAAGTAAAAAAAATGGTCATTTGGTATTTTTCTATAATGTTTATTACATTAGTAAATTATTCTGCTATGGCAATAGATAAAAGTATTGATTGTAAATCTTCTTTTAGCGATAAAATTGCACTTGTTGTTAATGATCAAATTTTTACTTTGAGAGATCTATTAAATGAAGAGCATAATCTTCTTATAGAATTAGAGAAAAAAGGAATTAAGAAAGATAAGAAAAATCTTAGAGAAGATACCATAAATCGGATTATTGAAAAAGCATTGATAGTTCAAGAATCTAATAAAAAAGGTATTTTTGTAAATAATAGCGATCTTAATAGTGTTATAGATAATGTACTTATACGTAATAATCTTAACTTGGATCAGATGCGTTTGCAGTTAGAACGAGAGCATATAAGTTGGGATTCATACTTAGAAATGTTACGTTATGACATATATAAAAACTATTTATGTCAACATATAATGGATGAGAAAAGAGTTATTACTAATAGTGATATAGATATTTTTTTAAAAAAATCAAAATTTGTTAATAAAAAATATTTAGGTATGAGTAATAATAAGAATAATCAAGTTCTTTCTTTAGCTCAAATTTTAATCAGAGTTCCAGAGAATGCTACATCTGAAGATGTTCAGGATCTTTATAATAAAGCTAAATTTTTACGAAACAAATTACTTGTTGGTGATAATTTTTCTGATATTGCTAGAGAATTCTCTGATGGACCTGAATCTTCTATTGGTGGTTTTTTAGGCAAAAAAACATTATATTTTTGGCCTGATTTGTTTATTGAAAATATTAATTTTTTATCTGAAGGTCAGATTAGTGAAATTTTTCGTAGCAAAAATGGATTTCATATCCTAAAAGTTCTTAGTATAGATCTTGATTCTGATATGGAATCAGCTATTTCTGGCAATAACTTAATAGAACAAGTATATCTAAAACAAATACTAGTGAAGAAAAATTTTGCTACAGCTACTGAGGATGCTATTTTATATTTGTCTCGTATTCGTGAGGCAATTGTATCCGGGAATATTAGTTTTAAAGATGCTGCAAAACACTATTCTCAAGATATTAATGCTTCCCAAGGTGGTGATATGGGTTGGGTTGATATCGATAGTTTAATTCCAGAGTTTAAAGAGGCTATTAAGGATTTAGGTAATAATAATCTTACAGATGTAATTAATTCACCTGAAGGTTATTGTTTGTTAAAATTTTGTAAGAGAAGGATATTTGATATTACGGAAAGAAACAAACGTAATTATGCTTATCAGTACTTATTTGATTTACAAGTTGATTCTGTATTTTCAAATTGGTTTGAATTTATAAAATCAAAGTCACAGATAGATATCAAATTTTTATAA
- the rsmA gene encoding 16S rRNA (adenine(1518)-N(6)/adenine(1519)-N(6))-dimethyltransferase RsmA, which yields MVFHKARKRFGQNFLVDNNVIHNIISVFKPTKHDYVVEIGPGLSAITEPLIHSVGNLLCIEIDRDLVKILKHKFSRYHNIRIIESDVLNFDFKTLSIGIRLIGNLPYNISTQFLFKIMDFSDQIIDAHFMLQREVVDRMIAQPSSSNYGRLSVMLQECYEIERLFDIKPDSFNPIPKVFSSFVRIKPLPLDRVRPKNYNIFKQLVTRAFSQKRKILKNSLGEWSKYLDWEILDLNSQIRAENLSVNKFIMISDFLHDKNII from the coding sequence ATGGTTTTTCATAAAGCTAGGAAGAGGTTTGGGCAGAATTTTTTGGTGGATAATAATGTAATACACAATATTATATCAGTTTTTAAACCTACTAAACATGATTATGTTGTTGAGATTGGTCCTGGATTATCGGCAATAACAGAACCATTAATTCATTCAGTAGGTAATTTATTGTGTATAGAAATAGATCGTGATTTAGTGAAAATATTAAAACACAAATTTTCTAGATATCATAATATTAGAATAATTGAGTCTGATGTTCTAAATTTTGATTTTAAAACTTTGAGTATAGGAATAAGGCTTATTGGTAACTTGCCTTATAATATTTCGACACAATTTTTATTTAAAATTATGGATTTTAGTGATCAAATTATTGATGCTCATTTTATGTTACAAAGAGAAGTTGTTGACAGGATGATTGCGCAGCCATCTAGTTCAAATTATGGTCGGTTATCTGTGATGCTACAAGAGTGTTATGAAATTGAGAGATTATTTGATATTAAACCTGACTCATTTAATCCTATTCCTAAGGTATTTTCATCATTTGTTCGTATTAAACCTTTGCCTTTGGACAGAGTTAGGCCCAAAAACTATAATATATTTAAACAATTAGTAACTAGAGCTTTTTCACAAAAAAGAAAAATTTTAAAAAATTCTTTAGGAGAATGGTCTAAATACCTTGATTGGGAAATTTTAGATCTTAATTCTCAAATAAGGGCTGAAAATCTTTCTGTAAATAAGTTTATAATGATTTCAGATTTTTTACACGATAAAAATATTATATAA
- the mgtE gene encoding magnesium transporter — MTQNNNLKNRTPNDASLRRLDTEDAQKALLKIQEYLKKYSFISEIESDKTILSVEKDYINNLEDFINNLHPADIAFILEALPTDKRQLIWSIVRKDYIANILIEVESWVRSSLIETMSISELVAAISNLDTDELAYISPDLPPEAIAEVQKKLNDYERSQLIALMGYPEESVGALMDFELIKVREDITLEVVLRYLRRLQELPDHTDQIFVVDRQDKLQGVLALTTILVSEPDAEVKTLMSSDFLTLNPLDSDIDAAGAFERYDLVSAPVIDESGKLIGRVTIADVVDVIQENSQVQELSRAGLQEEDIFSNLTTALINRAPWLLANLFTASISSFIASRFEGTVSKLVILAFLMSIVAGIGGNSGNQTMTMVIRAIATGHITERDLWQLLKREMLVASLVGSCGGIVAAIFAWAMSKSIMIALVMMGAIICNVLIGTLVGVLVPVLRSRFGKDPAIGSSVLLTFATDSLGFLIFLGLSTIFLI; from the coding sequence ATGACACAAAATAACAATTTAAAAAATAGAACACCTAATGATGCATCATTACGCCGACTTGATACAGAAGATGCACAAAAAGCTTTATTAAAGATTCAGGAGTATTTAAAAAAATATTCATTCATATCAGAAATAGAATCAGACAAAACAATTCTGTCTGTAGAAAAAGATTATATAAATAATTTAGAAGATTTTATAAATAATCTGCATCCAGCAGATATTGCATTTATATTAGAAGCACTGCCTACCGATAAAAGACAACTAATCTGGTCTATAGTAAGAAAGGACTATATCGCAAATATTCTTATAGAAGTAGAAAGCTGGGTTAGAAGTTCACTTATAGAGACTATGTCTATAAGTGAACTTGTTGCAGCCATTAGTAATCTTGATACTGATGAATTAGCTTATATATCTCCTGATTTGCCACCAGAAGCTATTGCTGAAGTTCAAAAAAAACTGAACGATTATGAGCGTTCACAATTAATAGCACTTATGGGTTATCCAGAAGAAAGCGTCGGCGCTTTGATGGATTTTGAATTAATAAAGGTTAGAGAAGATATAACTCTAGAAGTTGTTTTACGATATTTACGCAGACTACAAGAACTACCAGATCACACAGACCAAATATTTGTTGTAGATAGACAAGATAAATTACAAGGTGTTTTGGCGCTAACTACTATATTAGTAAGCGAACCTGATGCAGAAGTAAAAACATTAATGAGTAGTGATTTCCTCACATTAAACCCATTGGATTCTGATATAGATGCAGCTGGAGCTTTTGAAAGATATGATCTTGTATCTGCTCCTGTAATAGATGAAAGTGGAAAACTAATTGGTAGAGTAACTATTGCAGATGTAGTCGATGTCATACAAGAAAACTCACAAGTGCAAGAACTATCCAGAGCTGGACTACAAGAAGAAGATATATTTTCTAATCTAACTACAGCATTAATAAATAGAGCTCCTTGGTTACTAGCCAACTTATTTACAGCATCTATTTCCTCATTCATAGCGTCTAGATTTGAAGGAACTGTGAGTAAACTAGTAATACTAGCTTTCCTTATGTCAATAGTAGCAGGCATAGGTGGTAATTCTGGCAATCAAACAATGACAATGGTAATAAGAGCAATAGCTACTGGTCATATTACTGAAAGAGATCTTTGGCAATTATTAAAAAGAGAAATGCTAGTAGCTTCATTAGTAGGTAGTTGTGGAGGAATAGTAGCGGCTATTTTTGCATGGGCCATGTCTAAATCAATAATGATTGCCTTAGTAATGATGGGAGCTATTATATGTAACGTGTTAATAGGGACTTTAGTTGGAGTCTTAGTACCAGTACTAAGATCTCGTTTTGGAAAAGATCCTGCAATAGGATCATCAGTACTTTTAACTTTTGCAACAGACTCCCTAGGATTTCTAATATTCTTAGGTTTATCAACTATTTTCCTTATATAA
- a CDS encoding acyl-CoA thioesterase, with protein sequence METLKIEQINHKELILKIMPMPADANVNGDVFGGWIMSQIDLAASVPATQAASGRVSTVAINSMQFISAIKIGDLVNIFARVIKTGRTSVTVSVTVYTEKRPFQNNLIKSAEAVLTFVATDNNGKSRVLPSFENQNDTK encoded by the coding sequence ATGGAAACATTAAAAATAGAACAAATAAATCATAAAGAATTAATCTTAAAAATTATGCCTATGCCTGCTGATGCTAACGTTAACGGTGATGTATTCGGAGGATGGATAATGTCACAAATAGATTTAGCCGCTTCCGTACCTGCTACTCAAGCTGCATCAGGAAGAGTATCTACCGTTGCCATAAATTCCATGCAATTCATCAGCGCAATAAAAATTGGCGATCTCGTTAATATATTTGCACGCGTTATAAAAACAGGAAGAACATCTGTGACAGTATCGGTAACCGTTTATACAGAAAAAAGACCTTTTCAAAATAATCTAATTAAATCAGCCGAAGCCGTGTTAACATTTGTAGCTACAGATAACAATGGTAAAAGCCGTGTATTACCATCATTTGAAAATCAAAATGACACAAAATAA
- a CDS encoding inositol monophosphatase: MNNHTKKISLNFQEIDLIKLLNLATEAALAGAEILRSYSLKKTKLIITKKNNSIVTQADYESEIAIITKLKSNTEYYLGFLAEESGKYNEASVTWYIDPLDGTTNFLHGIPHYAISIALVAKKGTTINNVVLSRETPILGVIYDPCRQELFTSLFGFGSFLNKQKILCSNKDNLNKSIIAIGLPSNNYTHQTIQTKIAQKITKLSSSIRKMGSASLDLAWVACGRYDGYIELDLSPWDTAAGTIILREANGICEDILQQKPWPSNGWILASNPKLYKNIKTELQEIL, translated from the coding sequence CAAGAAATAGATCTTATCAAACTACTTAACCTAGCTACTGAAGCCGCGTTAGCAGGAGCAGAGATTTTAAGAAGTTACTCTCTAAAAAAAACAAAACTTATTATCACTAAGAAGAATAATAGTATAGTAACCCAAGCAGACTATGAATCAGAAATAGCTATAATTACTAAATTAAAATCAAATACTGAATATTATTTAGGTTTTTTAGCTGAAGAATCTGGAAAATATAATGAAGCATCTGTTACATGGTATATAGACCCATTAGACGGAACTACTAATTTTCTACATGGAATACCGCATTATGCAATTTCAATTGCCCTAGTGGCTAAAAAAGGAACTACTATAAATAATGTTGTTCTATCAAGAGAAACTCCAATTTTAGGTGTAATATACGACCCATGTCGACAAGAGTTATTCACTTCATTGTTCGGATTTGGTTCTTTTCTTAATAAACAAAAAATATTGTGTAGTAATAAAGATAATTTAAACAAATCAATAATAGCTATAGGATTACCTTCTAATAATTATACTCATCAAACAATTCAAACAAAAATAGCTCAGAAAATTACAAAACTATCAAGTAGCATTAGAAAAATGGGTTCCGCTTCTTTAGACCTAGCATGGGTAGCTTGTGGTAGGTATGATGGATATATAGAATTAGATTTATCTCCTTGGGATACAGCTGCTGGAACTATTATATTAAGAGAAGCAAATGGTATATGTGAAGATATATTACAACAAAAACCATGGCCAAGTAATGGATGGATTCTAGCAAGCAATCCTAAATTATATAAAAATATCAAAACAGAACTGCAAGAAATATTGTAA